The proteins below are encoded in one region of Halogranum gelatinilyticum:
- the ilvN gene encoding acetolactate synthase small subunit — translation MTQNQKGLAGPTPEERPHPEGRRNSHGERIDPEAEAEQEPRSAVVSALVEHEPGVLARVSGLFSRRQFNIESLTVGPTTVEGHARITLVVEETEAGIDQIKKQLLKLTPAIAVGELGNDAVRAELVLLKVEGDEPDKVHAITQMYEGQTLDAGPRTITVQITGDQQKIDDAIDAFRQFGIIEIARTGQTALARGDTPTTPGESPGASSEYRHSDDHDQHADDSTQTPNYDD, via the coding sequence ATGACACAGAATCAAAAGGGACTGGCGGGTCCGACTCCGGAGGAACGACCCCATCCGGAGGGACGCCGCAATTCCCACGGCGAACGTATCGACCCCGAAGCGGAGGCAGAACAGGAGCCTCGAAGCGCGGTCGTCTCGGCACTCGTCGAACACGAGCCGGGCGTCCTCGCGCGGGTCTCGGGGCTGTTCAGCCGCCGACAGTTCAACATCGAGAGCCTGACCGTCGGCCCGACGACGGTCGAGGGCCACGCCCGCATCACGCTCGTCGTCGAGGAGACCGAAGCGGGCATCGACCAGATCAAAAAGCAGCTCCTGAAGCTCACGCCGGCCATCGCGGTCGGCGAACTGGGTAACGACGCGGTTCGCGCCGAACTCGTCTTGCTGAAAGTCGAGGGCGACGAACCGGACAAGGTCCACGCCATCACGCAGATGTACGAGGGCCAGACGCTGGACGCCGGGCCGCGGACCATCACGGTCCAGATCACCGGCGACCAGCAGAAGATCGACGACGCCATCGACGCCTTCCGGCAGTTCGGCATCATCGAGATCGCCCGGACGGGCCAGACGGCACTCGCGCGTGGCGACACGCCGACGACGCCGGGCGAGTCGCCCGGCGCGTCGAGCGAATACCGCCACAGCGACGACCACGACCAACACGCAGACGATTCCACGCAGACACCAAACTACGATGACTGA
- a CDS encoding VOC family protein, whose product MLTGLDRLGLEVKYLDRARDFYEGRLGLDPTSVTETAVGYRVGDTDLVLRRPTEAPRGGLHVHYAFTTPADEYDDWLDSLADLDPAEYTFGSYRSLYVDDPDDHCVEIGGIDGDGGESSETGLTGIFEVVLEVGHLARAEAFYTALGFEVVDRGDERHRVRLRGPFDLELWEPQLGLADARGGVHVDLTLAVDDPAEAVAAVVGWCDEPIAVSESGKRGLRVRDPDGHLVTFVET is encoded by the coding sequence ATGCTCACTGGTCTCGACCGCCTCGGTCTGGAAGTCAAGTATCTCGACCGAGCGCGCGACTTCTACGAAGGACGGCTCGGACTCGACCCGACGAGCGTCACCGAGACGGCCGTCGGCTACCGCGTCGGCGACACCGACCTCGTCCTCAGACGGCCGACCGAGGCTCCCCGTGGTGGACTCCACGTCCACTACGCGTTCACGACACCGGCCGACGAGTACGACGACTGGCTCGACTCGCTCGCCGACCTCGACCCTGCGGAGTATACCTTCGGGAGTTACCGGTCGCTCTACGTCGACGACCCGGACGACCACTGTGTCGAGATCGGCGGTATCGACGGGGACGGTGGCGAATCCAGTGAAACTGGCCTGACCGGCATCTTCGAAGTCGTCCTCGAAGTCGGTCATCTCGCCCGGGCGGAGGCCTTCTACACCGCCCTCGGCTTCGAGGTCGTCGACCGCGGCGACGAACGCCACCGCGTCAGACTGCGCGGCCCGTTCGACCTCGAACTCTGGGAGCCGCAGTTAGGTCTCGCGGACGCGCGTGGGGGCGTGCACGTTGACCTCACGCTCGCCGTCGACGACCCGGCCGAGGCGGTCGCCGCAGTCGTCGGCTGGTGTGACGAACCCATCGCGGTCAGCGAGAGCGGGAAACGCGGCCTCCGCGTCCGCGACCCCGACGGCCACCTCGTGACGTTCGTCGAGACCTGA
- the leuC gene encoding 3-isopropylmalate dehydratase large subunit → MSEGTLYDKVWDEHTVTELPTGQTQLFIGLHLIHEVTSPQAFGMLRERDMEVAYPELTHATVDHIVPTADQSRPYGDDAAEEMMAELEENVREAGIQFSDPTSGNQGIVHVIGPEQGITQPGKTIVCGDSHTSTHGAFGALAFGIGTSQIRDVLATGCLAFEKQKVRKIEVTGELGDGVEAKDVILEIIRRLGTDGGVGYVYEYAGEAIESLDMEGRMSICNMSIEGGARAGYVNPDETTYEWLAETDEFKDDPEKFERLKPYWESIRSDEDAEYDDVVTIDGNELEPVVTWGTTPGQGVGITQPIPAPEDLPADKQDTARRAQKHMRVTPGETMEGYEIDVAFLGSCTNARLADLRRAAKLVKGRQVAEGVRAMVVPGSQRVQKQAEEEGLKDIFEEAGFTWRNAGCSMCLGMNEDQLEGDEACASSSNRNFIGRQGSKDGRTVLMNPRMVAAAAIKGHVTDVRELKEVNVA, encoded by the coding sequence ATGAGTGAGGGAACGCTCTACGACAAGGTGTGGGACGAACACACCGTCACCGAACTGCCGACGGGCCAGACGCAGCTGTTCATCGGGCTGCATCTCATCCACGAGGTCACGAGTCCGCAGGCGTTCGGGATGCTTCGGGAGCGCGACATGGAGGTCGCCTACCCCGAACTGACGCACGCGACGGTCGACCACATCGTCCCGACGGCGGACCAGTCGCGCCCCTACGGCGACGACGCCGCCGAGGAGATGATGGCCGAACTGGAAGAGAACGTCCGCGAGGCGGGCATCCAGTTCTCGGACCCCACCTCCGGAAACCAGGGTATCGTCCACGTCATCGGTCCAGAGCAGGGCATCACCCAGCCCGGCAAGACCATCGTCTGTGGTGACAGCCACACCTCGACACACGGCGCGTTCGGCGCGCTGGCGTTCGGGATCGGGACCAGCCAGATTCGCGACGTACTCGCGACCGGCTGTCTCGCCTTCGAGAAGCAGAAGGTGCGGAAGATCGAGGTCACCGGCGAACTCGGTGACGGCGTCGAAGCCAAGGATGTCATCCTCGAAATCATCCGCCGGCTTGGCACCGACGGCGGTGTCGGCTACGTCTACGAGTACGCCGGCGAGGCCATCGAGAGCCTCGACATGGAAGGTCGCATGAGCATCTGCAATATGTCCATCGAGGGCGGTGCTCGTGCGGGCTACGTCAACCCCGATGAGACCACCTACGAGTGGCTCGCCGAGACCGACGAGTTCAAAGACGACCCCGAGAAGTTCGAGCGTCTGAAGCCCTACTGGGAGTCCATCCGATCCGACGAGGACGCCGAGTACGACGACGTCGTCACCATCGACGGCAACGAGCTGGAGCCGGTCGTCACCTGGGGGACCACGCCCGGACAGGGCGTCGGCATCACCCAGCCCATCCCGGCCCCCGAAGACCTGCCCGCCGATAAGCAGGACACCGCCCGGCGCGCGCAGAAACACATGCGCGTCACGCCCGGCGAGACGATGGAGGGCTACGAGATCGACGTCGCCTTCCTCGGCTCCTGTACGAACGCGCGACTCGCCGACCTGCGCCGTGCCGCGAAGCTCGTCAAGGGCCGGCAGGTCGCAGAGGGCGTCCGTGCGATGGTCGTCCCCGGCAGCCAGCGCGTCCAGAAGCAGGCTGAAGAAGAGGGTCTCAAGGACATCTTCGAGGAAGCTGGCTTCACGTGGCGCAACGCCGGCTGTTCGATGTGTCTCGGCATGAACGAGGACCAGCTCGAAGGCGACGAGGCGTGTGCCTCCTCGTCGAACCGCAACTTCATCGGGCGGCAGGGGTCGAAAGACGGCCGCACCGTCCTGATGAACCCGCGGATGGTCGCCGCCGCCGCCATCAAGGGCCACGTGACTGATGTACGCGAACTGAAGGAGGTGAACGTCGCATGA
- a CDS encoding DUF5779 family protein: MSDFELDLRGAEDQLDDVEIEGNVVLGVLDGSTEPDVWIRKVQEGNVLFLAIEGDLNALAAGFAREVKDMGGELMHFRKFLIVAPENVDIDTSRLD, translated from the coding sequence ATGAGCGATTTCGAACTCGACCTCAGAGGGGCCGAAGACCAGCTCGACGACGTGGAGATCGAGGGCAACGTCGTCCTGGGCGTCCTCGACGGGAGCACCGAACCGGACGTCTGGATCCGGAAGGTACAGGAGGGCAACGTGCTGTTTCTCGCCATCGAGGGCGACCTGAACGCGCTCGCGGCGGGCTTCGCACGCGAGGTCAAGGATATGGGCGGCGAGCTGATGCACTTCCGGAAGTTCCTCATCGTCGCGCCCGAGAACGTCGACATCGACACCAGCCGCCTCGACTGA
- the leuB gene encoding 3-isopropylmalate dehydrogenase encodes MTEEIVVIPGDGIGQEVIPAAQKVLDAVGDFEYVEADAGDATKEATGEALPQETYDLVANADATLFGAAGETAADVILPLRTAVDSFVNVRPAKAYPGVDALRPETDLVFLRENTEGVYSGHEDRLSDDLSTLTRVVTTSASERLAEFACDYVGGEGGSFQVAHKANVMRETDGRFRDAVVSVADERGVETEEVLMDAFATKVCLDPTQFDTIVCPNLAGDVLSDLAAGLVGGLGLLPSANIGPDRALFEPVHGTAPDIAGEGVANPSATVLSAAMLLDYLGYESEADAVRDAVESVLADGPRTPDLGGDASTEDVTEAIVARLD; translated from the coding sequence ATGACTGAGGAGATCGTCGTCATCCCCGGCGATGGCATCGGCCAAGAGGTCATCCCGGCCGCCCAGAAGGTACTGGATGCCGTCGGCGACTTCGAGTACGTCGAAGCCGACGCGGGCGACGCCACGAAGGAAGCGACGGGCGAGGCACTCCCGCAGGAGACCTACGACCTCGTCGCCAACGCGGACGCGACGCTGTTCGGAGCCGCTGGCGAGACGGCGGCAGACGTCATCCTGCCGCTCCGGACGGCCGTCGACTCGTTCGTCAACGTCCGGCCCGCGAAGGCCTACCCCGGCGTCGACGCGCTCCGTCCCGAGACGGACCTCGTCTTCCTCCGGGAGAACACCGAAGGCGTCTACTCGGGTCACGAGGACCGTCTCTCCGACGACCTCTCGACGCTGACGCGCGTCGTCACCACCTCGGCCTCCGAGCGGCTGGCCGAGTTCGCCTGCGACTACGTCGGTGGCGAGGGCGGCTCGTTCCAAGTGGCTCACAAGGCGAACGTGATGCGCGAGACCGACGGTCGGTTCCGTGACGCTGTCGTCTCCGTCGCCGACGAGCGCGGCGTCGAGACCGAGGAGGTCCTGATGGACGCCTTCGCGACGAAGGTCTGTCTCGACCCGACGCAGTTCGACACCATCGTCTGCCCGAACCTCGCGGGCGACGTGCTCTCGGACCTCGCGGCCGGTCTGGTGGGCGGTCTTGGACTACTCCCGTCGGCCAACATCGGTCCCGACCGCGCGCTGTTCGAGCCGGTCCACGGCACCGCGCCGGACATCGCGGGCGAGGGCGTCGCCAACCCGTCGGCGACGGTTCTCTCCGCGGCGATGCTGCTGGACTATCTCGGCTACGAGTCCGAGGCCGACGCGGTCCGCGACGCGGTCGAGTCCGTCCTCGCGGACGGCCCGCGGACGCCGGACCTCGGCGGCGACGCTTCGACCGAGGACGTGACCGAAGCGATCGTCGCACGGCTCGACTGA
- the ilvC gene encoding ketol-acid reductoisomerase produces the protein MTDEFTTEVYYDDDADATHITDKTVAVLGYGSQGHAHALNLHESGVDVVVGLREDSSSWDDAEEAGLRVATPDDAAAEGDIVSILVPDTVQPAVFEAIEDELEPGDTLQFAHGFNIHYNQIEPPEDVDVTMIAPKTPGHILRRNYVENSGTPALLAVYQDTTGDAKAQALAYAKALGCTRAGVVETTFREETETDLFGEQAVLCGGIAELIKQGYETLVDAGYSQEMAYFECLNEMKLIVDLMYEGGIGAMYHSVSDTAEYGGMTRGPRIVDEHARENMEQVLEEVQDGTFARQWIVENQAGRPQYHQLYEAEKNHEIEEVGARLRSLFAWSEEDEKDEKAEMKA, from the coding sequence ATGACTGACGAATTTACCACTGAAGTCTACTACGACGACGACGCTGACGCAACGCACATCACGGACAAGACGGTCGCGGTACTCGGCTACGGGAGCCAGGGCCACGCCCACGCGCTGAACCTCCACGAGAGCGGCGTCGACGTCGTCGTCGGCCTGCGTGAGGACTCCTCGTCGTGGGACGACGCCGAAGAGGCGGGCCTCCGTGTCGCCACCCCGGACGACGCGGCAGCCGAGGGTGACATCGTGAGCATCCTCGTGCCCGACACGGTCCAGCCGGCCGTCTTCGAGGCCATCGAGGACGAACTGGAACCCGGTGACACGCTCCAGTTCGCCCACGGCTTCAACATCCACTACAACCAGATCGAGCCGCCGGAAGACGTCGACGTGACGATGATCGCCCCGAAGACGCCGGGGCACATCCTCCGTCGCAACTACGTCGAGAACTCCGGGACGCCTGCACTCCTGGCCGTGTATCAGGACACGACGGGCGATGCGAAAGCGCAGGCTCTCGCCTACGCGAAGGCACTCGGCTGCACCCGCGCGGGCGTCGTCGAGACGACCTTCCGCGAGGAGACCGAGACCGACCTGTTCGGCGAGCAGGCCGTCCTCTGTGGCGGCATCGCCGAACTGATCAAGCAGGGCTACGAGACGCTCGTCGACGCCGGATACAGTCAGGAGATGGCGTACTTCGAGTGCCTCAACGAGATGAAGCTCATCGTCGACCTGATGTACGAGGGCGGCATCGGCGCGATGTACCACTCCGTCTCGGACACCGCCGAGTACGGTGGCATGACGCGTGGCCCGCGCATCGTCGACGAGCACGCTCGCGAGAACATGGAGCAGGTGCTCGAAGAGGTGCAGGACGGCACGTTCGCCCGCCAGTGGATCGTCGAGAACCAGGCGGGTCGTCCGCAGTACCACCAGCTCTACGAGGCCGAGAAGAACCACGAGATCGAGGAGGTCGGCGCGCGCCTGCGCAGCCTGTTCGCGTGGTCCGAAGAGGACGAGAAAGACGAGAAAGCCGAGATGAAAGCATGA
- a CDS encoding cupin domain-containing protein: protein MTGYRKVAIDDLPNTPNPTREKKEVDEAVGATAFSFNVFRADPGEQIPWGYHKHPDHEELFYVLAGELVVETPDEEYHVAAGEAFFVPPEHWNRARAVGDSVAEVVAVGAPKDSDAAVIEEECPACGEVTGRDYEKREGDDTVEYVLSCDACGAETSRFD, encoded by the coding sequence ATGACCGGCTACCGTAAGGTCGCTATCGACGACCTCCCGAACACACCGAACCCGACGCGCGAGAAGAAGGAAGTCGACGAAGCAGTCGGCGCGACGGCGTTCAGCTTCAACGTCTTCCGGGCCGACCCCGGCGAACAGATCCCGTGGGGCTACCACAAACATCCCGACCACGAGGAGCTGTTCTACGTCCTCGCTGGCGAGCTCGTCGTCGAGACGCCCGACGAGGAGTATCACGTCGCTGCGGGCGAGGCGTTCTTCGTCCCGCCGGAACACTGGAACCGAGCCCGTGCCGTCGGCGACTCGGTGGCGGAGGTCGTCGCCGTCGGCGCGCCGAAAGACAGCGACGCGGCCGTCATCGAGGAGGAATGTCCGGCCTGCGGCGAGGTCACTGGCCGGGACTACGAGAAGCGAGAAGGCGACGACACGGTCGAATACGTTCTCTCCTGTGACGCCTGCGGTGCCGAGACGAGCCGGTTCGACTGA
- a CDS encoding MBL fold metallo-hydrolase yields MPMKGSGTSELREIDRWEDGVGWIAYPDEEMQRASHAFVGDDGGVWVVDPVDADGLDELLAEFGDVAGVVVMLDRHKRDSAAIANRHDVSVYVPDWMTGVASELNAPVERFGRQLADTGYRAITVRDSSVPPWQEVGLYHEASGTLVVAESVGAAEYFLAPGESLGVHPMLRLFPPERALGDLEPERLFVGHGEGVTSDATSALRDALDGSRSRSVSLYGKTLKMFVAG; encoded by the coding sequence ATGCCGATGAAAGGCTCCGGAACGAGCGAACTGCGCGAGATCGACCGCTGGGAGGATGGCGTCGGCTGGATCGCGTACCCCGACGAAGAGATGCAACGCGCCAGCCACGCGTTCGTCGGCGACGACGGCGGCGTCTGGGTCGTCGACCCCGTGGACGCCGACGGACTCGACGAGTTGCTCGCGGAGTTCGGCGACGTCGCGGGCGTCGTCGTCATGCTCGACCGCCACAAGCGTGACTCCGCAGCCATCGCCAACCGTCACGACGTCTCGGTCTACGTGCCGGACTGGATGACCGGCGTCGCCTCGGAGCTCAACGCGCCCGTCGAGCGGTTCGGCCGCCAGCTGGCCGACACGGGCTACCGCGCCATCACGGTCCGCGACTCGTCGGTTCCGCCGTGGCAGGAAGTCGGACTCTACCACGAGGCGTCGGGGACGCTCGTCGTGGCGGAGTCCGTCGGTGCGGCCGAGTACTTCCTCGCGCCGGGCGAGTCTCTGGGCGTCCATCCGATGCTCCGGCTCTTCCCGCCGGAGCGCGCACTGGGCGACCTCGAACCCGAGCGTCTCTTCGTCGGCCACGGCGAAGGCGTCACGAGCGATGCCACGTCGGCACTCCGTGACGCGCTCGACGGTTCACGGAGCCGCAGCGTGTCTCTCTACGGGAAGACGCTGAAAATGTTCGTCGCAGGATAA
- a CDS encoding ribbon-helix-helix domain-containing protein: MTEYTTVSIPKELAERVEDTIEGTSFSSTSDLVRFLLRSIVIQHQRSGQLTEAEFEEITDQLTDLGYLE; the protein is encoded by the coding sequence ATGACCGAGTACACGACAGTCTCCATCCCGAAGGAACTGGCAGAGCGCGTCGAGGACACCATCGAAGGAACGAGTTTCTCCAGTACGAGCGACCTCGTGCGCTTCCTCCTGCGGAGTATCGTCATCCAGCACCAGCGGTCGGGGCAGCTCACGGAGGCGGAGTTCGAGGAGATCACCGACCAGCTGACCGACCTCGGCTATCTGGAATAG
- a CDS encoding DUF7503 family protein encodes MSDDTLTTYLAENPRMIGVLFTMMLLLTQAGNASAGIWAGTGGP; translated from the coding sequence ATGTCCGACGATACCCTCACGACGTACCTCGCAGAGAACCCGCGGATGATCGGCGTGCTGTTCACGATGATGCTGCTGCTCACGCAGGCTGGGAACGCTTCGGCAGGAATCTGGGCAGGTACTGGTGGCCCGTGA
- the leuD gene encoding 3-isopropylmalate dehydratase small subunit translates to MSDEQEIPEVDYVSGTGVPIRGNDIDTDQIIPARFMKVVTFDGLGQFSFFDVRFDDDDTPKDHPMNEDRFKDASVMVVNSNFGCGSSREHAPQALMRWGIDAFIGESFAEIFAGNCLALGIPTVTADQETVEAIQAWVDENPDGDIDVDVEAETVTYGDTTVDVNVDEAQRKALVDGVWDTTALMKSNAQAVRDKAESLPYVSLDD, encoded by the coding sequence ATGAGCGACGAACAGGAGATCCCCGAAGTCGACTACGTCTCCGGCACGGGTGTGCCCATCCGTGGCAACGACATCGACACGGACCAGATCATCCCGGCGCGGTTCATGAAGGTCGTCACCTTCGACGGTCTCGGCCAGTTTTCGTTCTTCGACGTGCGCTTCGACGACGACGACACGCCGAAGGACCATCCGATGAACGAAGACCGGTTCAAGGACGCCTCCGTGATGGTCGTCAACAGCAACTTCGGCTGCGGCTCCTCGCGGGAACACGCCCCACAGGCACTGATGCGCTGGGGTATCGACGCGTTCATCGGCGAGTCCTTCGCCGAGATTTTCGCAGGCAACTGTCTCGCGCTCGGCATCCCGACCGTCACCGCCGACCAGGAGACGGTCGAAGCGATTCAGGCGTGGGTCGACGAGAACCCCGACGGCGACATCGACGTCGACGTCGAGGCCGAGACCGTCACCTACGGCGACACCACCGTCGACGTGAACGTCGACGAGGCCCAGCGGAAGGCACTCGTCGACGGCGTCTGGGACACCACCGCACTGATGAAGTCGAACGCACAGGCCGTCCGCGACAAGGCCGAATCGCTCCCCTACGTGAGTCTCGATGACTGA
- the ilvB gene encoding biosynthetic-type acetolactate synthase large subunit, with amino-acid sequence MSEPEPATKTDTDTDTRDEESTTATPVTTGAQSTVRALENVGVDTVFGVQGGAIMPVYDALYDSSIRHVTMAHEQGAAHAADAYGVVKGDPGVCFATSGPGATNLVTGLADANMDSDAMLALTGQVPSHMVGSDAFQETDTTGVTMPITKHNYFASDSDTVGDTVGEAFSLAGTGRPGPTLVDLPKDITLGETDREPGEATTPRNHTVQTEADGEDVETAARAIERAEKPLLLFGGGIIKGNATETARAFAIDNGIPVVETMPAIGTMPDDHELCLEWAGMHGTGYANMAITHTDLLIAVGCRFDDRLTGGVDTFAPEAEVIHVDIDPAEISKNVYADYPLVGDAETVLDQLTAELNRSPDAREWRQQCHTWKDEYPMDYAAPDDEPLKPQFVVEALDAATSDRAIVTTGVGQHQMWAAQYWKFSHPRTWVSSHGLGTMGYGLPAAIGARLAADDDQEVVCVDGDGSFLMTIQELSVAVRENLDITVAVLNNEYIGMVRQWQDAFFEGRRMAAGYDWCPEFDKLAEAFGARGWSVDNYDEVADTIEEALAYDGPSVIDFHIDPAENVYPMVSSGGANGKFALSEDQL; translated from the coding sequence ATGAGCGAACCCGAACCCGCAACCAAGACAGACACAGACACAGACACACGAGACGAGGAATCGACAACAGCCACGCCCGTCACGACCGGCGCGCAGTCGACCGTTCGCGCCCTCGAGAACGTGGGCGTCGACACGGTCTTCGGCGTCCAGGGCGGGGCGATCATGCCCGTCTACGACGCGCTCTACGACTCGTCGATCCGCCACGTCACGATGGCCCACGAGCAGGGCGCGGCCCACGCGGCCGACGCCTACGGCGTCGTCAAGGGCGACCCCGGCGTCTGCTTCGCGACGTCCGGTCCCGGCGCGACCAACCTCGTGACCGGTCTCGCCGACGCCAACATGGACTCGGACGCCATGCTGGCACTGACGGGACAGGTCCCGTCGCATATGGTCGGCTCGGACGCCTTCCAGGAGACGGACACGACCGGCGTCACGATGCCCATCACGAAACACAACTACTTCGCGAGCGACTCGGACACCGTCGGCGACACCGTCGGCGAGGCGTTCAGTCTCGCCGGGACGGGCCGCCCCGGTCCGACGCTCGTCGACCTGCCGAAGGACATCACGCTCGGCGAGACCGACCGTGAGCCTGGCGAGGCGACGACGCCGCGGAACCACACCGTCCAGACCGAAGCCGACGGCGAGGACGTCGAGACGGCGGCCCGCGCCATCGAGCGCGCGGAGAAACCGCTCTTGCTCTTCGGCGGCGGCATCATCAAGGGCAACGCGACCGAGACGGCGCGGGCGTTCGCCATCGACAACGGCATCCCTGTCGTCGAGACGATGCCCGCAATCGGCACGATGCCCGACGACCACGAGCTGTGTCTGGAGTGGGCCGGGATGCACGGCACCGGCTACGCCAACATGGCCATCACCCACACGGACCTCTTGATCGCTGTCGGCTGTCGGTTCGACGACCGCCTGACCGGTGGTGTCGACACCTTCGCCCCGGAGGCGGAGGTTATCCACGTCGACATCGACCCGGCGGAGATTTCGAAGAACGTCTACGCGGACTATCCGCTCGTCGGCGACGCGGAGACCGTCCTCGACCAGCTGACCGCGGAGCTGAACCGCTCGCCCGACGCCCGCGAGTGGCGGCAGCAGTGTCACACGTGGAAAGACGAGTATCCGATGGACTACGCCGCGCCGGACGACGAGCCGCTGAAGCCGCAGTTCGTCGTCGAGGCGTTGGACGCAGCCACCTCGGACCGCGCCATCGTCACGACCGGCGTCGGCCAACACCAGATGTGGGCCGCCCAGTACTGGAAGTTCTCGCACCCGCGCACGTGGGTCTCCTCCCACGGGCTGGGGACGATGGGCTACGGCCTGCCCGCCGCAATCGGTGCGCGGCTCGCGGCCGACGACGACCAGGAAGTCGTCTGTGTCGACGGCGACGGCTCGTTCCTGATGACGATTCAGGAGCTCTCAGTCGCCGTCCGTGAGAACCTCGACATCACCGTCGCCGTCCTGAACAACGAGTATATCGGGATGGTTCGACAGTGGCAGGACGCCTTCTTCGAAGGTCGGCGGATGGCCGCCGGTTACGACTGGTGTCCCGAGTTCGACAAGCTGGCCGAGGCGTTCGGTGCCCGCGGCTGGTCGGTCGACAACTACGACGAGGTCGCAGACACCATCGAGGAGGCACTCGCCTACGACGGTCCCTCGGTCATCGACTTCCACATCGACCCCGCGGAGAACGTCTATCCGATGGTCTCCTCGGGCGGTGCGAACGGTAAGTTCGCTCTCTCGGAGGACCAGCTATGA
- a CDS encoding LeuA family protein, whose amino-acid sequence MEHSSEIENVRIFDTTLRDGEQSPRTSFSYEEKRDIAAVLDEMGTHVIEAGFPVNSDAEFEAVSDIASSTDVTTCGLARVVDKDVEAALDSGVDLVHVFVSTSDVQLQDSMHASREEAVERAVASVERVKEAGVDVMFSPMDATRTEEAFLIEIIEAVSEVDVDWINIPDTCGVCTPTRMAKLVSTVREHTDAQIDVHAHDDFGLASANAMAGFEAGAHQAQVSVNGIGERAGNAAYEEVVMSAEALYGVETGIDTTRITELARLVESASDIPIPANKPVVGRNAFSHESGIHAAGVLENSDTFEPGVMTPEMVGATREFVLGKHTGTHSVRKRLEEAGFEPTDSEVRTITRRVKDYGAEKQRVTMTELKRFAREEGVYREEEVRA is encoded by the coding sequence CTGGAACACTCTTCTGAGATAGAGAACGTACGGATTTTCGACACGACGCTCCGTGACGGTGAGCAGTCGCCACGCACCTCGTTCAGCTACGAGGAGAAGCGCGACATCGCCGCCGTACTGGACGAGATGGGCACCCACGTCATCGAGGCCGGGTTCCCCGTCAACTCCGACGCGGAGTTCGAAGCCGTCAGTGACATCGCTTCGTCGACTGACGTGACCACCTGCGGACTGGCCAGAGTTGTCGACAAGGACGTGGAGGCTGCACTCGACTCGGGTGTCGACCTCGTCCACGTCTTCGTCAGCACCAGCGACGTCCAGTTGCAGGACTCGATGCACGCGAGCCGCGAAGAGGCAGTCGAACGCGCCGTCGCCTCCGTCGAGCGAGTGAAGGAGGCGGGCGTCGACGTGATGTTCTCGCCGATGGACGCCACCCGGACCGAGGAGGCGTTCCTGATCGAGATCATCGAGGCGGTCAGCGAAGTCGACGTCGACTGGATCAACATCCCGGACACCTGCGGCGTCTGTACGCCGACCCGAATGGCCAAGCTGGTCTCGACGGTCCGCGAGCACACGGACGCCCAAATCGACGTCCACGCCCACGACGACTTCGGGCTGGCCAGCGCCAACGCGATGGCCGGCTTCGAGGCCGGTGCGCACCAGGCACAGGTCTCGGTCAACGGCATCGGCGAGCGCGCCGGTAACGCCGCCTACGAGGAGGTCGTCATGTCGGCAGAGGCGCTCTACGGCGTCGAGACCGGTATCGACACCACGCGCATCACCGAGCTGGCTCGACTGGTCGAGTCGGCCTCGGACATCCCCATCCCGGCGAACAAGCCGGTCGTCGGGCGCAACGCCTTCTCCCACGAGAGCGGCATCCACGCCGCTGGCGTGCTGGAGAACAGCGACACCTTCGAACCGGGTGTCATGACGCCCGAGATGGTCGGGGCGACACGCGAGTTCGTCCTGGGCAAGCACACGGGGACCCACTCGGTCCGCAAGCGACTGGAGGAGGCTGGCTTCGAGCCGACCGACTCCGAGGTCCGCACCATCACCCGCCGCGTCAAGGACTACGGCGCGGAGAAACAGCGGGTGACGATGACCGAACTCAAACGGTTCGCCCGCGAAGAGGGCGTCTACCGCGAGGAGGAGGTTCGGGCGTAA